One part of the Melioribacteraceae bacterium genome encodes these proteins:
- a CDS encoding sigma-54 dependent transcriptional regulator, protein MAVKILIADDEKPIRDSLKLVLDEEGYSTEVAGDGEEALQKIQSDNFDIVITDIKMPKVDGIQLLESTSKTAPDTFFIIMTAYASVKTAIDALRQGAYDYLIKPIEFDDVILRIKKLIDFKKLAAENKFLRQKISSDAGFTNLIGKSESMKKVFDIISQVAPTNSNVLIQGKSGTGKELVAKAIHFNSKRKERIFLPINCGAISENLIESELFGHKKGAFTGAADDKQGLFKVADGGTLFLDEIADLPLNMQVKLLRAIEDREFFPVGGTKPVSTDVRIIAATNQNLFERTKSGEFREDLFYRLNVVEIKLPTLNERKEDIPLLINHFIERYSNEMGKKIIGADNETMKALIAHDWRGGVRELENVIERAIIFCNRDHLTINELADYFRKDSLDAGYPDSLKEALRNFEREHILKTIKKFDYNKEEASKALEIGLSSLYRKMDELDIPTKSPKDEEF, encoded by the coding sequence ATGGCTGTAAAAATTTTGATTGCAGACGATGAAAAGCCGATCAGGGATTCCTTAAAACTGGTACTCGACGAGGAAGGATACTCAACCGAAGTTGCAGGCGACGGAGAGGAAGCGCTTCAGAAAATTCAATCGGATAATTTCGATATTGTAATTACTGACATTAAAATGCCAAAGGTGGATGGAATTCAATTGCTGGAATCGACTTCTAAAACAGCTCCAGATACCTTCTTTATAATTATGACGGCCTATGCTTCGGTTAAGACGGCAATTGACGCTTTAAGACAGGGCGCATACGATTACCTGATAAAACCGATTGAGTTCGACGATGTAATTCTTAGAATAAAAAAGCTGATCGATTTTAAGAAACTTGCAGCCGAAAATAAATTTCTTCGCCAAAAAATCTCTTCCGATGCAGGATTTACAAATCTTATCGGTAAAAGCGAATCTATGAAAAAAGTATTCGATATAATTTCTCAGGTAGCACCAACAAACAGCAATGTTCTAATACAGGGAAAAAGCGGAACGGGAAAAGAACTTGTTGCCAAGGCAATTCATTTCAACAGCAAAAGAAAAGAGAGAATCTTTTTACCGATCAATTGCGGAGCTATTTCGGAAAATCTGATTGAAAGTGAATTGTTCGGACATAAGAAGGGCGCATTTACCGGTGCGGCCGATGATAAACAGGGATTATTTAAAGTTGCCGACGGAGGCACACTCTTCCTGGATGAAATTGCAGATCTTCCATTGAATATGCAGGTAAAACTCTTACGCGCTATTGAAGACAGGGAATTTTTTCCGGTCGGCGGAACGAAGCCTGTTAGCACAGACGTTAGAATAATAGCGGCAACAAACCAGAATCTATTTGAAAGAACCAAATCCGGTGAATTCAGAGAAGATCTATTTTACCGGCTTAATGTTGTTGAGATTAAACTTCCAACACTAAACGAAAGGAAGGAGGATATTCCGCTTCTCATTAATCATTTTATCGAAAGATACAGCAACGAAATGGGCAAGAAGATTATAGGTGCCGATAACGAAACTATGAAAGCATTGATAGCGCACGACTGGCGCGGAGGCGTACGTGAACTTGAGAATGTAATTGAAAGAGCAATCATATTCTGCAACAGGGATCATCTTACCATTAATGAGCTTGCGGATTATTTCAGAAAGGACTCTCTCGATGCCGGTTATCCTGATTCTTTAAAGGAAGCCCTGCGGAATTTTGAACGGGAACATATTCTTAAGACTATCAAGAAATTCGATTACAATAAAGAGGAGGCATCCAAAGCACTGGAAATTGGTCTCTCCTCTCTCTACAGAAAAATGGATGAACTTGATATTCCAACCAAGTCACCAAAAGATGAGGAATTCTAG
- a CDS encoding PAS domain S-box protein, protein MKKLLIDFLKKYFNSLVESWSSKVTRVFSSKLSETQIRTFVESSINTLVDVIEGNDYQAADQYLIDIYTLFSKSNLNLIEISELFSQGRFSLLNEIEKEDTGQFDPVIVLGYLDGIIEQIFARYGMLHQETKMKELEKDRDRLASRLELNQEYLENILHVSDSAIMIVDSSEKFISWNKGAERIFGYSAEEMIGKPSYFLLPDGEKYIEELNRIREESKLSHGARYFETDRRTKDGRIVSVKLSVSKLPSSNGEYAGRLIIIEDFTEYKKLQAQIDQSEKLAVIGQLAAGVAHEIGNPLASISSLVQILQRKSQDPFITEQLVNIKENIDRITRIVRELVDFSRPPSYELAVQDITDIIKTALGIVKYDKRVRKVNFVTEIKSGLPKVNVAADQLLQVFVNILINAIDATDGSGTITVKSGFDSKNIFVEISDDGCGMDRAIIEKIFDPFFTTKEVGKGTGLGLSVSYGIIKRFNGEIKVDSRINYGSTFTILLPTELN, encoded by the coding sequence ATGAAAAAACTACTGATTGATTTTTTAAAGAAGTACTTCAATTCACTTGTTGAAAGCTGGAGTTCGAAAGTTACTCGCGTTTTCAGCAGCAAACTTTCTGAAACTCAAATACGTACATTTGTTGAAAGCAGCATCAACACTCTTGTTGATGTCATTGAAGGAAACGATTACCAGGCCGCTGATCAATATCTCATAGATATCTATACCCTTTTCTCGAAATCCAATTTGAATCTGATTGAAATAAGCGAGCTATTCAGTCAGGGGAGATTCTCTCTATTGAACGAAATTGAGAAAGAGGATACTGGTCAGTTCGACCCGGTTATTGTACTCGGTTATTTAGACGGAATTATAGAGCAGATATTTGCGCGGTACGGAATGCTCCATCAGGAGACAAAAATGAAGGAGCTGGAAAAAGATCGTGACCGGCTTGCATCCCGACTTGAGCTCAACCAGGAGTATCTTGAAAACATTCTTCATGTATCCGACTCGGCAATAATGATTGTAGACAGCAGCGAAAAATTTATTTCGTGGAATAAGGGAGCGGAAAGAATTTTCGGTTATTCAGCTGAGGAAATGATCGGGAAACCATCTTACTTTTTATTGCCTGACGGTGAAAAGTACATTGAGGAGTTAAACAGAATAAGAGAGGAATCGAAATTATCCCACGGTGCGAGGTACTTTGAAACTGACAGACGGACAAAAGACGGACGCATAGTAAGTGTTAAGTTAAGCGTATCGAAATTGCCGAGCAGTAATGGTGAATATGCCGGGCGGCTGATTATTATCGAAGACTTCACAGAGTACAAAAAGCTTCAGGCGCAGATCGATCAGTCGGAAAAACTCGCAGTAATCGGACAACTGGCTGCCGGAGTTGCCCATGAGATCGGTAATCCCCTCGCTTCCATTTCATCACTTGTTCAAATACTTCAGAGGAAAAGTCAGGATCCTTTCATCACCGAGCAGCTTGTAAATATTAAGGAGAATATTGACAGAATCACCCGGATAGTAAGAGAGCTGGTTGACTTTTCGCGACCTCCCAGCTATGAACTTGCCGTTCAGGATATAACTGACATTATAAAAACCGCGCTCGGAATAGTTAAGTATGATAAACGTGTGCGTAAAGTTAACTTTGTAACTGAGATTAAATCAGGGCTTCCCAAAGTAAACGTTGCAGCCGATCAGCTTCTGCAGGTGTTCGTTAATATTCTGATTAATGCTATCGATGCTACAGACGGAAGTGGGACCATTACAGTGAAATCAGGTTTCGATTCCAAAAATATTTTCGTCGAGATTTCCGACGATGGCTGCGGTATGGATCGGGCAATCATCGAGAAAATATTCGATCCTTTTTTCACTACAAAAGAAGTCGGAAAAGGGACCGGACTGGGATTATCGGTAAGTTACGGAATAATAAAGCGGTTTAACGGCGAGATTAAAGTGGACAGCAGGATTAATTACGGAAGTACATTTACAATTCTATTACCAACCGAATTAAATTAA
- a CDS encoding HD domain-containing protein → MFNQKRLNELSAGDEFTLFLIITKSEIKTAKTGKPFLSLELRDQTALLPAKVWNKFEEFADQLKEGAIVKVAGSIEEFNNSLQIRVDKIRPAKDEDDVLPEDFLPKSKKALTELIDELKRIIGSISNPYLLSLINKILSGENLEKYTRTPAGKAWHHAYIHGLLEHTLEIIKICDLMALIHPEIKRDLLIAGALLHDFGKTEELTYDTAFDYSDKGKLLGHIVISALEVEKAANEITDFPEELKNQLLHLILSHQGKLEFASPVEPKTLEAIVLYQADELSAKTNAYKYAIETDKNKGSRWTRFLNLVNTSLYIPDDFPDEKQTE, encoded by the coding sequence ATGTTTAATCAAAAGAGATTAAATGAACTTTCTGCAGGAGATGAATTCACACTCTTCCTTATTATCACAAAATCCGAAATAAAAACTGCCAAAACAGGTAAACCATTTTTAAGTCTTGAACTGAGAGATCAAACGGCCCTTCTCCCGGCAAAAGTCTGGAATAAATTCGAAGAGTTCGCAGATCAACTGAAAGAAGGAGCCATTGTTAAAGTTGCGGGTTCTATTGAAGAATTCAACAATTCGCTTCAAATAAGAGTCGATAAGATTAGACCGGCTAAAGATGAAGATGATGTGTTGCCCGAAGACTTTCTCCCGAAATCAAAAAAAGCTCTGACTGAGCTTATCGATGAATTAAAAAGAATAATCGGTTCAATAAGCAATCCTTATCTCCTTTCTCTTATCAATAAAATTCTAAGCGGGGAAAACCTGGAGAAGTACACCAGAACACCTGCAGGCAAAGCATGGCATCACGCATATATCCACGGGCTTCTGGAACATACACTTGAGATAATAAAGATTTGCGATCTTATGGCTCTTATCCATCCTGAGATTAAGAGAGACCTTTTAATTGCCGGAGCCCTGCTTCACGATTTCGGAAAGACAGAGGAACTTACTTACGATACCGCATTTGATTATTCGGATAAGGGGAAGTTGCTGGGGCACATCGTGATCAGCGCATTGGAAGTTGAAAAGGCGGCTAACGAGATTACCGATTTCCCCGAAGAATTGAAGAATCAACTTTTACATCTAATACTAAGTCATCAGGGCAAATTGGAATTTGCATCGCCGGTAGAGCCAAAAACTCTGGAGGCAATTGTATTATACCAGGCTGACGAACTGAGCGCGAAAACAAATGCTTACAAATACGCGATCGAAACAGATAAGAATAAAGGTTCGCGCTGGACCCGTTTTTTAAATCTTGTAAATACATCACTATATATTCCGGACGACTTCCCGGATGAAAAACAAACAGAATAA
- a CDS encoding TonB-dependent receptor, producing the protein MKQLKYFTTVFVLLIQITITAQNSRGGITGKVTDKITKEPLPVVNIVVLGTNIGAATDINGKFEISGLEPGTYQVRVSAIGFNTIVKSDVIVNNVKPTELLFELTEAVIELEGVVVKSEYFDMNPTELNSVITFGNEEIRRAPGGFEDVVRALSVLPGVAQASPGRNDLVVRGGAPSENLYVVDGFVVPNINHFGSQGATGGPLSFINLDYVREATFSTGGFSAIYGDKLSSVLQIDLKEGRKDRIGGKGTISASQFGFNLEGPVSSNSNFIFSARRSYLDFIFNAAGFNFVPEYYDLLSKFTYEIDTRTKLSYLFIGAFDKVKFNNKDSEDLYENSRILGSNQNQYVTGISFRKLFGKGFYNITLSRNFVDYDTSQRDTLLNPIFLNQSREGENELKADLVYKLSSTSELNVGTSAKLIKFNADLKLESFLTSFGETLQITSLSTSRNYSKFGFYSQYSDVLFDRLMISFGARADYFSGINNGLNISPRLALSYIISDKATLSFSTGIYHQNPSYIWLAAFESNKDLKAVRVDQFVVGYERKLRDDIRMKLEGFYKDYKNYPASTFRPYLILANTGAGFGGGDENFSSFGLDPLISAGKGVVKGVEFSMQKKSSQVPHYGILSITYSESRFTPLDGIERAGSFDQKWIINLSAGYIFNNKWEASLKFRFATGNPFTPFNLDGTQSVANFNSSRFKPVHSLDIRVDRRWDFESIALITYIDIQNIYNRKVSNTIRWDYRKGEIDDQSSIGILPSIGISLEF; encoded by the coding sequence ATGAAACAGTTAAAATATTTTACGACAGTTTTTGTTCTTCTCATTCAGATTACAATTACCGCCCAGAATTCCAGAGGCGGTATTACCGGTAAAGTGACTGATAAGATTACAAAGGAACCGTTGCCTGTTGTCAATATTGTAGTTCTTGGTACAAATATAGGCGCTGCTACCGATATAAATGGCAAATTTGAAATCAGCGGCCTGGAACCCGGCACTTATCAGGTTAGAGTCTCTGCAATAGGATTTAATACAATCGTGAAATCTGATGTGATTGTTAATAACGTTAAACCGACTGAGCTTCTTTTTGAACTTACAGAGGCGGTAATTGAACTAGAAGGGGTTGTTGTTAAGTCGGAGTATTTTGATATGAACCCGACAGAGTTAAACAGCGTTATAACATTCGGAAACGAGGAAATAAGAAGGGCTCCGGGCGGATTTGAGGATGTGGTACGTGCGCTTTCTGTCCTTCCCGGTGTTGCTCAGGCGAGTCCCGGCAGGAATGACCTCGTTGTAAGAGGAGGCGCACCATCAGAGAATCTGTATGTGGTTGACGGATTTGTTGTGCCTAATATAAACCATTTCGGCAGCCAGGGAGCTACAGGCGGACCTCTCAGTTTTATAAATCTCGATTACGTTAGGGAAGCAACTTTTTCTACAGGCGGGTTTTCTGCCATTTATGGCGATAAACTCTCGTCTGTTTTGCAGATCGACTTAAAAGAGGGAAGAAAAGACAGGATAGGAGGGAAAGGGACTATTTCAGCTTCTCAATTCGGATTTAATCTGGAAGGACCGGTTTCATCAAACTCCAATTTTATCTTTTCTGCCAGAAGAAGTTATCTTGATTTTATCTTCAATGCAGCCGGATTTAATTTTGTGCCAGAATATTACGACCTCCTTTCCAAATTCACATACGAAATAGATACAAGAACAAAATTGTCGTATCTCTTTATCGGTGCATTCGACAAAGTAAAATTTAACAATAAAGATTCGGAAGACCTTTACGAAAATTCCCGGATCCTTGGAAGCAACCAGAACCAGTATGTGACCGGTATCTCTTTCAGAAAGCTGTTCGGCAAAGGATTCTATAATATAACCCTCTCCAGAAATTTTGTTGACTACGACACATCCCAGAGGGATACGCTTCTAAATCCGATTTTCCTTAACCAGTCCAGGGAAGGTGAAAACGAATTAAAAGCCGACCTTGTTTACAAATTATCATCAACATCCGAATTGAACGTTGGTACATCGGCAAAACTTATTAAATTCAATGCGGATCTAAAGCTTGAAAGTTTCTTAACATCTTTCGGAGAAACTCTTCAAATTACTTCTCTCAGTACATCGAGAAATTATTCCAAGTTCGGCTTCTATTCCCAATACTCCGATGTACTGTTCGACAGGTTAATGATCTCATTCGGAGCCAGGGCGGATTATTTCAGCGGAATAAATAACGGACTTAATATTAGTCCCCGCCTTGCACTTTCATATATAATAAGCGATAAAGCTACTTTAAGTTTCAGTACTGGAATCTACCATCAGAATCCGTCGTATATCTGGCTTGCAGCATTTGAATCTAATAAGGATTTGAAAGCAGTACGCGTCGACCAGTTTGTTGTTGGATATGAACGGAAGCTACGCGACGATATCAGAATGAAACTGGAAGGTTTTTATAAGGATTATAAGAATTACCCGGCAAGTACTTTTCGTCCGTATCTCATCCTGGCCAATACAGGCGCGGGTTTCGGGGGTGGCGACGAGAATTTTTCTTCATTCGGATTGGATCCTTTAATTAGCGCCGGAAAAGGTGTTGTAAAAGGAGTCGAGTTTTCGATGCAGAAAAAATCCTCGCAGGTCCCGCACTATGGAATCCTCAGTATTACATACAGCGAAAGCAGGTTTACTCCTCTCGACGGAATTGAAAGAGCCGGCTCGTTCGATCAGAAATGGATAATTAATCTTAGTGCCGGTTATATATTCAACAATAAGTGGGAAGCTTCTCTGAAATTCCGTTTTGCAACAGGAAATCCGTTTACTCCTTTCAATTTGGACGGTACTCAAAGTGTAGCAAATTTCAACTCAAGCCGTTTTAAACCGGTTCACTCACTTGATATCAGGGTTGACAGAAGATGGGACTTCGAAAGTATTGCATTAATCACTTATATCGATATACAGAATATTTATAACAGAAAAGTTTCCAACACAATCAGGTGGGACTACAGGAAGGGAGAGATTGATGACCAATCGTCAATCGGCATTTTGCCTTCGATCGGAATCAGTCTTGAATTTTAA
- a CDS encoding UpxY family transcription antiterminator: protein MPQSEKEIARHWFALYTKPRQEFKAVSQISSLSIEVYLPTMLKEKKWSDRKKKIEVPVFPGYLFIFADEYERIHSMQQTSIVRTICFNGKPSAIPDCQIENLKKILAEKPEVFVTDKIEVGTKVMITEGPFKNVTGIVTEHKKGEKHLAVSIDLLRRSVLVRIDNEGIIKIVET from the coding sequence ATGCCACAATCGGAAAAAGAAATAGCAAGGCACTGGTTTGCACTCTATACAAAACCCCGTCAGGAATTTAAAGCGGTCTCTCAGATCTCCTCTTTATCGATTGAAGTTTACCTTCCGACAATGCTGAAAGAAAAAAAATGGAGCGACCGTAAAAAGAAAATTGAAGTGCCGGTATTTCCCGGATACCTATTTATTTTTGCTGACGAATACGAGAGAATTCATTCAATGCAGCAAACATCAATTGTTAGAACTATCTGTTTTAACGGAAAACCATCGGCAATACCGGATTGCCAGATTGAAAACCTTAAAAAAATTCTAGCCGAGAAACCGGAAGTATTTGTTACGGATAAAATTGAAGTCGGGACAAAAGTTATGATAACAGAGGGACCATTTAAAAATGTAACCGGTATTGTTACAGAGCATAAAAAGGGGGAAAAGCATCTTGCCGTATCAATTGATCTTCTTCGCAGATCGGTGCTGGTCAGGATTGATAATGAAGGCATCATAAAAATTGTAGAAACCTGA
- a CDS encoding response regulator, which produces MEKEKPDWGNLLNFSDGIKNIFISIIYKNGEGRNFFSNSIFDITGYQPDEINSFSEKIYSIVCEEDLPLLKKKLAQLESDSSLDSGTLNFRIVSKSGIKIWLQESLKLIRDHDGEIVEKRSTFFDITELKEKELKIEKSNTALIEQNSAKDKFISIISHDLRAPFTTLLGFSEILLNEKDLSEDEKLEYLKYIYDASKTQLNLINCLLDWSRLQTGRIKIDPMRLNVKSAVAAVITPLTGDAVRKNIDIKFDIPADLFMNADERLIGQAIVNLASNAIKYTPDGKEIYIHAQRFKDGMIEIIVRDQGLGIAEENKDKLFKIDQKFSLVGTNGEKGSGLGLTLMKEIVDKHGGHVWFYSQVGEGSEFHFTVPEAKNCVLVVEDDPSVRALYKKVIEENLKNFDIVSVDNGYEAIGILKNLLPTLIITDHDMPLMNGIQLVEALNKRESSRSIPVIVVSAKLTDEISKAYSRLGVNKIIPKPLELNLLLDTMQEVIF; this is translated from the coding sequence ATGGAAAAGGAAAAACCGGACTGGGGTAACCTCTTAAATTTCAGCGATGGGATTAAGAACATATTTATTTCCATCATATACAAAAACGGTGAAGGCAGAAACTTTTTTTCGAATTCTATTTTCGATATAACCGGGTATCAGCCGGATGAGATTAATTCTTTTTCAGAAAAAATATATTCAATTGTCTGCGAAGAAGACCTACCTTTGCTAAAGAAAAAGCTTGCGCAGCTTGAGAGCGATTCATCACTGGATTCCGGTACTCTTAACTTCAGAATTGTTTCGAAATCGGGTATTAAAATTTGGCTCCAGGAATCACTTAAATTGATCAGGGATCATGATGGTGAAATAGTTGAAAAAAGAAGTACGTTTTTCGATATAACTGAATTGAAAGAGAAGGAACTGAAAATCGAAAAGTCTAATACGGCTCTTATTGAACAGAATTCAGCCAAGGATAAATTCATTTCAATAATTTCGCACGATTTAAGAGCGCCTTTTACAACTCTTCTCGGATTTTCTGAAATACTTTTGAATGAGAAGGATCTTAGTGAAGATGAAAAACTGGAATATCTGAAATATATTTACGACGCATCCAAAACCCAGCTCAACCTGATTAACTGTCTTCTCGATTGGTCCCGGCTTCAGACAGGAAGAATAAAAATTGATCCGATGCGCTTAAACGTTAAGTCGGCAGTAGCAGCCGTTATAACTCCGTTAACCGGGGATGCGGTACGAAAAAATATTGATATTAAGTTCGATATTCCGGCAGACTTATTCATGAACGCCGACGAAAGATTGATCGGACAGGCAATTGTAAATCTTGCAAGTAATGCAATAAAATATACTCCTGACGGGAAAGAAATATATATTCACGCGCAAAGATTCAAAGACGGAATGATTGAGATAATTGTGAGGGACCAGGGTCTCGGAATAGCAGAAGAAAATAAGGATAAGCTATTCAAAATTGATCAGAAATTTTCGCTTGTAGGGACAAACGGTGAAAAAGGAAGCGGACTGGGACTGACATTAATGAAGGAAATAGTTGATAAGCACGGCGGTCACGTCTGGTTCTATTCGCAGGTAGGTGAAGGAAGCGAATTCCATTTCACGGTTCCCGAAGCCAAGAACTGCGTACTTGTTGTAGAAGACGACCCGTCTGTAAGAGCTCTTTATAAAAAGGTTATTGAAGAAAATCTGAAAAATTTTGACATCGTTTCCGTAGATAACGGATACGAGGCAATCGGGATACTTAAGAATCTTCTCCCCACTTTAATTATTACGGACCACGATATGCCGTTGATGAACGGGATACAACTTGTTGAAGCTCTTAACAAACGGGAATCGAGCAGGTCGATTCCGGTAATTGTAGTTTCTGCCAAGCTTACAGACGAAATCTCGAAAGCATATTCCAGATTAGGTGTTAATAAAATTATTCCCAAACCTCTCGAACTGAATCTCCTGCTCGATACAATGCAGGAAGTTATTTTTTAG